The following proteins come from a genomic window of Anabrus simplex isolate iqAnaSimp1 chromosome 7, ASM4041472v1, whole genome shotgun sequence:
- the LOC136876871 gene encoding uncharacterized protein yields the protein MGVSHRSWSSQSTPIPVTPPAMTTEVVCDLLRSICVAVIITLASTSEQVRQVPVDDVLKTSESFPIAYGIGGGGLGFGLGTGLGYGGYLGGGAGGYGGYGGYGGYGGGGGGYQSGNLVKSFGGSNFGGGLAGGGALQQGSGFEAGGGGKGHSVAQSQGAFVDSQGAKRAGQQEAGYYGGQEGGRKGFNQGGAYQGASNKGQYGLSQGVAKNAGGHRKGHSNKGFENFHHKDEVGKSSTFFDESTDEGDHFNYQGELGEFGDQGGSAFKGQLEDGRFAANARGLKGQYGSGYAADDERGLKGSHGQQVFYGDNAKYGQSGAFNDYGKKAGLQEQQFGGQQGGHYGNGYSQKGFQGGYGGHAGFY from the exons ATGGGTGTCAGTCATCGAAGCTGGTCTTCACAATCAACACCTATTCCAGTCACACCTCCAGCAATGACCACGGAAGTCGTCTGCGATCTTCTGAGAAGCATTTGTGTGGCAGTGATCATCACCCTTGCGTCGACATCCGAACAAGTCCGACAGGTGCCAGTGGATGATGTTCTGAAAACATCGGAGAGTTTTCCTATAGCTTATGGTATTGGAGGTGGAGGACTAGGTTTCGGACTTGGAACTGGACTGGGATACGGTGGTTACCTCGGAGGAGGTGCTGGTGGATATGGTGGATACGGCGGATACGGTGGATATGGCGGGGGTGGTGGCGGCTACCAATCTGGAAACCTGGTCAAGTCCTTTGGAGGTAGTAATTTTGGTGGAGGCCTAGCCGGAGGTGGTGCTCTGCAGCAAGGATCCGGCTTCGAAGCTGGAGGAGGTGGGAAAGGTCACAGTGTAGCTCAGAGCCAGGGAGCTTTCGTGGACAGCCAAGGCGCGAAGAGAGCTGGCCAGCAGGAGGCTGGGTACTACGGTGGTCAAGAAGGAGGAAGAAAGGGCTTCAACCAAGGAGGAGCCTACCAGGGTGCCAGCAACAAAGGGCAGTACG GTCTCAGCCAAGGAGTAGCTAAGAACGCCGGAGGACATCGGAAGGGGCATAGCAACAAGGGTTTTGAAAATTTCCATCACAAGGACGAAGTCGGAAAGTCGTCCACATTCTTCGATGAGTCCACAGACGAAGGCGACCACTTCAACTATCAGGGAGAACTGGGCGAGTTCGGTGACCAGGGAGGATCCGCCTTCAAAGGTCAACTGGAGGATGGTAGGTTCGCTGCAAATGCCAGAGGTCTTAAAGGACAGTACGGCTCGGGGTACGCAGCCGATGACGAGCGAGGCCTCAAGGGAAGTCACGGCCAACAAGTGTTCTACGGAGACAACGCTAAATACGGGCAGAGCGGCGCTTTTAACGACTATGGCAAAAAGGCCGGACTACAAGAACAGCAATTCGGTGGTCAGCAAGGTGGACATTATGGGAACGGGTACAGCCAGAAAGGATTCCAAGGTGGTTATGGAGGACATGCGGGATTTTACTAG